The following proteins come from a genomic window of Dermacentor albipictus isolate Rhodes 1998 colony chromosome 8, USDA_Dalb.pri_finalv2, whole genome shotgun sequence:
- the Csas gene encoding N-acylneuraminate cytidylyltransferase A — protein MRDSNVGEEAGGTRPVTWPASLPGCSGGGGLSLPVVAASRFLLAAAASSAACGPRVVVVVVGDGREADILFIRGWRDAAGAAHQQRPFVTRVGHAATMEADRATASAARKMRVAGLVLARGGSEAVKKKNARLLCGLPLLSWVLRPMKHCKTLDEIWVSTDEQEIEDIATTESCGVVRRSDEFAQADSPSVLAVQEFMREVPGIDVVALVQCTSPCLMPSYLDEAVSLVTSDRYDSVFSVTRDYKWRWTELSQDGTTRPLNFDPAQRLCRQEWVGEIVETGHFYVTRAEYVQDGLLQGGRCGFVELPQYLCHEVDTEDDLLIAEQKLQKYGFKGEIVLDAPSEFQ, from the exons ATGCGCGACAGCAACGTGGGCGAGGAGGCGGGAGGGACGCGTCCCGTCACGTGGCCCGCCTCACTTCCGGGATGCAGCGGCGGTGGCGGCCTTTCACTTCCGGTCGTTGCAGCCTCCCGCTTCCTCCTGGCAGCAGCAGCATCCTCCGCAGCCTGCGGCCcccgggtggtggtggtggtggtgggtgaTGGCAGGGAAGCCGATATCCTGTTTATCCGTGGGTGGCGGGACGCCGCTGGCGCGGCCCATCAGCAGCGCCCGTTCGTGACACGGGTCGGGCATGCGGCCACCATGGAAGCGGACCGAGCAACAGCGTCAGCGGCCAGGAAAATGCGCGTCGCCGGACTGGTGCTAGCGCGAGGCGGCAGCGAGGcggtgaaaaagaagaacgcccGGCTGCTGTGCGGCCTGCCTTTGTTGTCCTGGGTGCTGCGGCCGATGAAGCACTGCAAGA CGCTTGACGAAATATGGGTGTCGACAGACGAGCAGGAAATCGAGGACATCGCGACAACGGAGTCGTGCGGTGTCGTGCGGCGCTCCGACGAGTTTGCCCAAGCCGACTCGCCGTCGGTGCTGGCCGTGCAAGAGTTCATGCGCGAAGTTCCAG GTATTGATGTGGTTGCCTTAGTCCAATGTACCTCCCCCTGTCTAATGCCATCGTACCTAGATGAAGCGGTCAGCCTTGTGACTTCGGACAGATACGACTCCGTTTTCTCAGTCACTCGAGACTATAAGTGGCGTTGGACAGAACTTTCACAAG ATGGTACGACAAGACCCCTGAACTTTGATCCAGCGCAGCGACTCTGTCGGCAGGAGTGGGTAGGCGAGATCGTCGAAACTGGTCACTTCTATGTCACGCGAGCAGAGTATGTCCAAGATGGGCTTCTCCAAGGAGGAAG GTGCGGCTTTGTGGAGTTGCCGCAGTATCTGTGCCACGAGGTCGACACAGAGGACGACTTGCTAATCGCCGAACAGAAGTTACAGAAGTATGGCTTTAAGGGTGAAATCGTCCTGGACGCCCCCTCGGAGTTCCAGTAG